A single window of Bombyx mori chromosome 17, ASM3026992v2 DNA harbors:
- the LOC101743649 gene encoding LINE-1 reverse transcriptase homolog: MESVTTRVNLLGDPTNHRRHPVSGLDGVKLATEASPGVNRQASEGGDTTVGTAASKSEKTSIRLSHRIGAWNVRGLLEAGKLTIVEKEMESHDISILGISETHMRGNGHFTTVTGNTMYFSGCEDSSLSGVGIILPPHLNKYVLGYNPVSDRILTMKLNTNPCVLNVIQIYAPTAQAQDELIVDFYGKLEEILNSIPSREIKIILGDWNAKVGSTLDDNHIRSTVGKFGLGIRNERGEKLIEFCIERNLSIMNTYFQHHPRRLYTWRSPGDRYRNQIDYIILDGRWRSSVSNVKTFPGAECGSDHNLLVANFSLRLKAPRRQPPKPNSLDPSEQPIFREALEAILKDSPAHIHANADTQWKHLKGHINDALDQIAKKKKPEPKKKCWISDHSWELIQRRKDLKTSGLQDGAKVKYSELSRAIRVSCRLDKNHFVEGICRDIERFSNKLQTADLFKKVRVLSRQFKAKSWVIRDADGTVLHEFDRIAERWRAYCEQLYTDSHSTSGINPEWKDLELEPMILPSEISTALESLKKNKAPGSDRITAEVLYAMGDLGVMTLYKICSHIWQHGDWPRDWLESIILPLHKKGSTKNCDNYRTLSLISHASKILLHILNNRIRYYLDWQIPQEQAGFVKGKGTRAQILNIRQIVEKAYEFDTPVIMCFVDYSKAFDCVNWSCLWKVLQELGVPNHLIALLRNLYGSSQAVVRVDRTTSKPFKFHKGVRQGCILSPILFNAYGEHIMRRTCENWDGGITVGGVKITNLRYADDTTLLAANESEMVALLDRMERISKEMGLSINRSKTKVMVVDRSGKLELTGALDLEIVDNFNYLGSNISNNGSCEKEVRRRIGMAKSAMTQLGKIWRDRNISVKTKTKLSMAGGGGSPHPEVCQKPGKVEEEKVEE, from the exons ATGGAATCAGTAACAACGAGAGTGAATTTGTTGGGCGACCCGACTAACCATCGGCGCCACCCAGTATCCGGGCTGGATGGTGTGAAATTGGCAACCGAAGCTTCCCCTGGGGTAAATCGACAGGCCTCAGAAGGAGGAGATACTACTGTCGGTACTGCAGCTTCTAAAAGCGAGAAAACCTCTATACGATTGAGTCATCGTATTGGCGCTTGGAACGTCCGAGGTCTGCTGGAGGCGGGTAAGCTGACAATCGTGGAAAAGGAAATGGAATCTCATGACATCTCCATACTAGGCATCAGTGAAACTCACATGCGTGGTAATGGCCACTTCACCACTGTGACAGGGAACACCATGTACTTCTCAGGCTGTGAAGATTCAAGTTTGAGTGGAGTCGGAATCATATTGCCGCCACACTTAAACAAATATGTCCTCGGTTATAATCCGGTGTCTGATAGAATCTTGACAATGAAACTGAATACTAATCCATGTGTGCTGAATGTAATACAGATATACGCACCGACGGCACAAGCTCAGGATGAGTTAATTGTGGACTTCTATGGAAAACTGGAGGAAATACTGAATTCTATACCTAGTCGGGAAATTAAGATAATTCTTGGTGATTGGAATGCCAAAGTTGGCAGTACACTGGATGATAATCATATCAGGAGCACAGTTGGAAAATTTGGACTTGGCATTAGGAATGAACGGGGTGAAAAACTGATCGAGTTCTGCATTGAAAGAAATCTCAGTATTATGAACACGTACTTCCAACATCATCCAAGACGCTTGTACACGTGGAGATCTCCAGGCGACAGGTACAGAAATCAAATCGACTACATCATTCTAGATGGCCGCTGGAGATCCTCAGTATCTAACGTGAAGACCTTTCCCGGCGCAGAGTGCGGCTCCGACCATAACCTGCTCGTAGCTAACTTCTCGCTGCGTTTAAAGGCGCCCAGACGTCAACCACCAAAACCCAATAGTTTGGATCCTTCCGAACAACCAATCTTCCGAGAGGCATTAGAGGCGATCTTGAAGGATTCTCCAGCACACATTCACGCTAACGCTGATACACAGTGGAAACACTTGAAAGGTCATATCAACGATGCGCTGGACCAGATCGCTAAAAAGAAAAAGCCAGAACCGAAGAAAAAATGCTGGATCTCCGATCATTCGTGGGAGCTTATTCAACGCAGAAAAGACTTAAAAACTAGCGGTTTGCAAGATGGTGCAAAAGTTAAATACTCCGAACTTAGCAGAGCTATTCGGGTCAGTTGTCGCCTTGACAAGAACCACTTTGTTGAGGGTATTTGCCGTGACATTGAGCGTTTCTCGAACAAGTTGCAGACTGCAGACCTTTTTAAGAAAGTTAGAGTCCTTTCCAGGCAGTTCAAGGCTAAATCGTGGGTCATAAGAGATGCCGACGGAACTGTACTACACGAGTTCGACCGCATTGCCGAGAGATGGCGGGCATACTGTGAGCAATTGTATACAGATTCCCACTCGACATCCGGGATTAATCCTGAATGGAAGGATCTAGAACTGGAACCCATGATTTTACCTTCCGAAATATCCACCGCACTGGAATCTCTTAAGAAGAATAAGGCTCCTGGAAGCGATCGGATTACAGCGGAGGTGCTTTATGCTATGGGTGACTTGGGTGTTATGACTCTATATAAGATCTGCTCACATATATGGCAACACGGTGATTGGCCGCGGGATTGGTTGGAATCCATTATTCTTCCGCTACACAAGAAAGGATCAACCAAGAATTGCGACAATTATCGAACCTTGTCTCTCATCTCACATGCAAGTAAAATCTTGCTTCACATCCTCAACAACCGCATCCGTTACTACCTTGATTGGCAAATTCCGCAAGAGCAAGCGGGTTTCGTGAAGGGCAAGGGTACTCGTGCACAGATTCTCAACATCAGGCAGATTGTTGAGAAAGCATATGAGTTTGACACGCCAGTGATAATGTGTTTCGTCGACTATAGCAAGGCGTTCGACTGTGTCAACTGGAGTTGTTTATGGAAGGTTCTACAAGAACTTGGGGTACCAAATCATCTCATCGCCTTACTTCGCAACTTGTATGGCTCAAGTCAGGCAGTCGTAAGAGTCGATAGAACAACCTCGAAACCTTTTAAATTTCACAAAGGAGTACGCCAAGGTTGTATTTTATCGCCCATTCTTTTCAACGCCTATGGGGAGCACATAATGAGACGGACCTGCGAGAATTGGGACGGTGGCATTACAGTTGGTGGCGTGAAAATCACCAACCTTCGATACGCCGATGATACTACTCTTCTTGCAGCGAATGAGTCGGAAATGGTTGCGCTTCTGGACCGAATGGAGCGGATAAGCAAGGAGATGGGACTTTCCATAAACAGGTCCAAAACCAAAGTCATGGTGGTGGATAGGTCTGGAAAATTGGAACTCACTGGCGCATTAGACCTAGAAATAGTGGACAATTTTAACTACCTGGGCTCCAACATTAGTAACAATGGCTCGTGCGAGAAGGAAGTGCGCCGAAGAATTGGTATGGCTAAGAGTGCCATGACTCAGCTCGGAAAAATCTGGAGAGATCGCAACATATCCGTAAAGACCAAAACCAAACTG AGTATGGCTGGAGGTGGAGGATCACCTCACCCAGAAGTATGCCAAAAACCGGGTAAAGTGGAGGAGGAGAAGGTGGAGGAGTAG